Proteins encoded together in one Balearica regulorum gibbericeps isolate bBalReg1 chromosome 3, bBalReg1.pri, whole genome shotgun sequence window:
- the MSGN1 gene encoding mesogenin-1, whose protein sequence is MDKLHETLINMEDALGSEHSVCLSSWDWKSAAGSFELHPVSSPHSLSPTPSFESYSSSPCPPAAETPYGSGGGSLVGYSLVDFPPAYLPSPGQARLPKGTKVRMSAQRRRKASEREKLRMRTLADALHTLRNYLPPIYSQRGQPLTKIQTLKYTIKYISELTELLNSVKRA, encoded by the coding sequence ATGGATAAATTGCACGAGACGTTGATAAACATGGAAGACGCTTTGGGTTCAGAGCACTCCGTCTGCTTATCATCCTGGGACTGGAAAAGCGCCGCCGGGTCTTTCGAGCTGCATCCCGTCTCGTCTCCACACAGCTTATCCCCGACGCCCTCCTTCGAATCCTACTCCTCGTCCCCTTGTCCGCCGGCGGCGGAGACCCCCTACGGCAGCGGTGGCGGCAGCCTGGTGGGCTACAGCCTGGTGGACTTCCCCCCCGCCTACctgcccagccccgggcaggcTCGGCTGCCCAAGGGCACCAAGGTGAGGATGTCCGCCCAGCGCAGGAGGAAGGCCAGCGAGAGGGAGAAGCTGCGGATGAGGACCCTGGCCGATGCGCTCCACACCCTGCGCAACTACCTGCCCCCCATCTACAGCCAGAGGGGACAGCCCCTCACCAAAATACAAACCCTGAAGTACACCATCAAGTACATCAGCGAACTGACGGAGCTCCTCAACAGTGTCAAGCGGGCATAG